The Larimichthys crocea isolate SSNF chromosome I, L_crocea_2.0, whole genome shotgun sequence genomic interval AAAATCTTTTACAGTCCATGGAAGCAAAGAACGGGAATTTGTGTTACAAAGAATCAAAGATACCACCTTGATTTGACTAACTCAGTGTCACACTAGCTTCAGCTGAACTTTAGAGGTTTAGAGGTTACTGTTTAGAGGTCAAACATGTGAACCAGTCATTTATAACTTTCCATAAACTGAAAAGAGCAGATTGCAGTGGCACGCCTTGTCTTTTCCCAATTCCCACAGGGTAAACATCCAAAACAAACGCATGCTCCTCACTATGAAGACTTAATGTAATGTACTATACTGTAGAAACTATTTGTCATCTCAAGTGGACAGACACCTAACATATCGTAAAGATTACGCCTGGATTATTGTGGATTAGCCTGAattattgtgacatttttataaCTATTTAAATGCCTCTCATGTTTTTATCACTGCTATCACTTTCATCATATTTTTGTACTAATGCTTCAACAGGGAAGTAGGGGTTGACAAACAGATGTGCAGCTCCGTACAAAATAACATATAGATAGGTAAAAATATCACCTAGTGTTTATTCATATTACTCAGGGACAGGGTATCTAAGGTCAGTCATTAAAATTGTTTAGCCCATATAAGATCTTAACCAGACTGTGGTAGAGCTGGGTCGTAACAATTAACATGggattatgttttattgtgtcttAGTAAGGAGTGTCTTCGGCTACAGTCATGTGCTATATATAATGTTTCCCAGATTAAATGTGATGTCACGTAATGAAATCTCCAAACTAATAGTAGTCATAGCTACAGAGAAATATGTACCTAATTATAAAATTTATATATATGCATCGTTAGGTACTATAAGCGGCATATCAGATGAGTAAGGCAAAAGGCAGAAGCAAAACGACTTAGTATATTTAATTAAGTGCTGGGTTTTATTGCttttgaattaaacatttcatttttaaaaagagtaatgtgttattttgtcctTCGGAAGTTACGTTGTATCATTTGAGGTTCTCCCAGCAGGACGTATGCAGTGTAAACCTTACAATTAATATCTGTAATAGAATCTGTAATGAGGTTATCATGTTTAGTTTCAATGtcaagtattatcagcaaatgaaaagttttgtttgtctgattgGGCCCTGTCAGTGCTGTCATTATATTATTGGACCATTTTTATGATGACGACATGTAAACAGTACTTTAATATTGATGATTTAGAAGGAgctgattattttaaaaaaatctttacacACTTGCTATTTACACACTgagtaattaaatatattatattttatatgctgGTTTTATACTGATCGTGTTTGTTTGGCAAATTCTTGATCTGAAAAGCAGCTATTAACCTATCACTGTCGAGCAAAGTACAGTATTTGCCTCTGAAATGTACAAATGTGCAAGAACGAAGTAGCACAGAATGAAAACACTCAAATATAGGTACatcaaaactttaatttttaaAGTGCAGGACTTGAGTAATGTACTTACATCCCACCACTGTAGGCtgtagtcattttttttatattagtttTGGTCCGATAACTATCTTTTATTCTATAAATACAGTCACTAACCACCGAAAATGCTCATCCTATGAGGAGTTTAATCTTTGGCAGCGACAGGGTAAGGTATAGGACGTGACTCATCTTGTGTTTGACGCTCCTTCTATCATCTTTGATTATCTGTAACGGCTGCGTGGTGACGCAGCGCGCCCCCTGGCGGCGGAGGGACACACTGCACTGTAACCGTCCGTTACCTGTGCTGCTGACCACGTTGACCCGTGGATGACCccactataaaaaaaacacagaaaaaaacaactaaaaacaaacaaacaaaaaaacactttaaagactttaaaacGTACATGCTTTTAAAAGAGAACCAGCTGTGTTCTTTAACGTGAGGACGGATTTATAGAGAGTTTAACGACTTCAAACGGTGAGTGAAGCCGGTGTCTGTCACCTGCCCGCGTTTGAGTGTAACCCTCCGCCTGGGTCAAGTAGTCCAAAGTGGTTTAAAAAGTCTAGTTAGCGATAATAATGTGATGTTAATGACATGTTAACTAACAGCTGCTCCACCCATGACTCgtttacaccacacacagtataaaACTAACTCTCAGAGGTCTGCTAGCTGGCCGCTAGTTGACAGCAGTGATGCTAACCTGCAGGTGGGCTTTGATCACTGCAGATTAAATCTTCTCTATCCAGCCAGTTATCAGATTTATTGCTGGTTTCATTCATAGAAATCATCAAGTTCAGTAAATACTATGAAGAACTGCAACAGCTCAATACTTTGCACTTCAGTAAATACTATGAAGAACTGCAACAGCTCAATACTTTGCACTGCACAGCCAACTGGtacatatttcttttcttgataTACCTCACTGTGGATACTgtaaatactatatatatatatatatatatatatatatatatatatatatatatatataagaatatattatataatagtttcttgtatattttattttattttatatttttttacatcttttacttatattttatatttcatgtttatgctgtttgcacaggATAAGAGGAAAACACAATTTCAATGCTCAGCATTGACAATgaagttgacttgaacttgaataaTTGTAGCAGCCTTGCAGGGGACTAGTTAACTTTAAAGGCAGCTATAAATCTACTCTCCTGGAGGCTGTTAATCTGTTAATAATCGATCTAATGTGccaaactgttaattaaattgtcatattttaaaataacaatttaaagCATAAACCATAAGTAATCTAATTAATAATATACATACTAATATTGAAGTATATGCTCAGGTGCAACAACCTCCAGGTAACTTTCTATGACTCTGTGGTAGCGTCTGCTTTGTTATGTGTGCTGCATGGAGAGGGTTAGGagaacaactcctctcacctcctgcttGAGGCTGTGGAGgtcttaaacagctccttcagcagcagactgctactcccaccatatAAAGGAGCTCTGCCACACCTCTTTAACACCACAgcgtgaccttttttttttacatatttcttatttatgaatcATTTCTGATCCAGCTTGTGTacacgagctgctgtgacagtgtgggatcattaaagtctatcttgtCTTAATATAGGCCTGATCTCACTACAACAGCTCATTATGTTGCTGCTTTAAATAGACTCAGACAAAAGACCCGACTGAGTGTCAATTCCACTAATGTCAGCCTGGATTTTTCATAAAGTCATAATAGATCTGTGCATCAGTATATCACACTACACAGGTTTGAGATGGACTGAAGTCACTCCAGCTAGAATTCAGCCATCCTTCTTTAATTCcccctcgctctcctcctctctactCCTCCTTTGAAGTGGATGGCGAGATGTGGTGCTACAAGATACCGGGGTTTGAAGCCCTCCTCCTCACggagctgcagagacagcaACAATGCAGGCAGTTTTGTGACGTTCTGCTCAAGACAGAAGGTATAAACACGCTAAAAAAACCCCAGCTCACACATGTAATAAACAACAACGAGGTGTGCATATAAACACAGTCTCAATTCTACACAtcttttactgtatttgtgaaagttattattattattcctgatGTCTCTCCTCCAGGTGTGTCAGTGCCGGTACACAGCTGTATCCTCTCAGCCATCAGCCCGCACATCTCCGCTGCTGTGTCATCTACGCCGCCGCCCCCTGCAGGACAGAGCCGTCTCTTAGACTTACAGTCTCTAGATGCCTGCTCGCTGCTTCACATGGTCAGACTGATGTACTCCGGAGAAATGGTAGGGGAgcgggaggaggagaaacaagaGGCTATTTCTGCCGCAGCCAGGCTGGGCATCCACGGGCTGGTGCAGGTCACAAGAAGAGTTTGTAAATGCAGACACGAGGAAGGAGAAGGCCGGCGTGCAGAGGTCGGAGTGCAGACAGAGCCAGAGGAGAATGAAGGtggcaggtggaggagagaaaTGAGGGACGGATGCACCTTTCTGTGGAAAGAGACACTGTCAGGTGGTGGAAGAGAGACATGGACTCAGACAGAGGAGCAGGCTGGTTCTCACCCAGCAGCCTCCTTTGAGACCATTGACCTGGCTGCTCTACAGGgtttaagacagacagacactggtCTTCCTCCCTCTCAAATTCCCTATGTCCCCATGTCCCTTGTCTACCCACAAGATGAAAACCAAGCACACCAGTCTTCCTCTGCTACTGTGGACACTATGCAAGAATCTACAGCAGCTGTTGTGGCACCACCGTACACCTCCCTGCGTCCTTTCTCCAGCCAAGAGACCCCGTGTGCTGCTGACCCTCAGAGCTGGTGTTCTGCTCCTCAAAGAACAGGCGGAAATGTCCCAGCAGCTGAAGAATGGACGGACGAGCAGTTCTTACAGTTCCAAGGCAACATCCCAGGATACATCAACTACTTCCTGAAcccagagaaagaggagagccCTCCAAGGGGGCGAGCAAGGAGGAGGCGGGGAGCAAGAGTGGGAGGTGCCAGGAGAGCCGGGACCGGGGAGAGAAAAGCCAGGAGGCCGCGAGcaagcagaggagggagggggagaggggggttAATGCAGACGGTAGATGtgcaggaggtgaaagagggcAAGCTGCAGAAGTTGTTCTTGCACAGGTGGGGCATGAGGGCGTCCAGGATGGGTCagggtggaggagctgcaggcaAGAAACTATACCTGAAGACCAGAGAGCTCCTGAAACCGGTCAAGAAGAGGATCAGACGCGGCAAAGGGTTAGACTTCAGCCCGGGCGAAGACGTGCCGCTGCACAGTGAGGAAGGAGCAGGTAACACGCAACATGGACCAAAGAGTGCGACGCAGCAGTTTAACCAGGTGAGAGCGGTCCTGCTGTGACACGATCAAAACACTCTGGGCTGATAGTTCAAAGTTATTACAAAATCTTCagatttaagaacattttataTGTTGAAATacggtattttattttgaaaaatgatattGCTGCAAGGTCTATTTTAGACTGCAAGGTctatttgaatcattttcatgtcagatgtgacatttgttttgatgtatcagtatcagtatgtATGTCATACATATGTTGTATGTAGGAAAAGAAGTTGAttaataactaataacattgtttttcttttcttcccctcctaAGCGACTCTACAACAATACCTTATCGGCCTCCAGCCCCTCCCTCCAGCCGTCCTCACCCCGTCTACTGTCCCCAGCACCGTCTTTCCTCCACACCACCCCCATCCCTCCCCCGGCCCCTCCACCTCATGAGGAACACTTTGATCGTCTACTAGAGGAGGTGATGATGGGCCTGGACATTTtgccaaacaacaacagtgctTCACATTCTCAGCCTCCTCTCTTAGCCAGGAGCAGTACTAACACCTCCTCTGGCAGTACATTgaccagaaacaaacaacaaggcCGTGCTGCGGACCTCCTGGAAGCAGGGCCAGGTTTTCATAGGTCCACACAAGTTGAAGTTATAGCAGGCGGCTCTAACTGTGCAGACAGTGAGGGGCCCATCCTGCAgcaacagagggagggagagctcAATGAGATGCTGGAGAACCTCCTCCTGTCCTTCGagcaacacactgacagctgtgcTGCCAcagaagagatggagatgggTGGTCAGAGCTGCACAGAGGCGATGAACGATGAAGCGGAATCACGCACGGCTCGAGCTCACAGTGCCGTTACTGTGGGAACACCGGAAACGGTCAAAAAAGCAGCCAAGCaacgaaaaagaaaaagaaaaaacgaatATCCGTTCTCATTTGAGAAAAAGAGGGTGAGGAAGCCAGCGTTGTCAAGTGACGCGAAGACCAAAATGGTCCATGACCAACAAGACAAGCAGCTACAGCAGATGCCGGTGGTGAAACTAGAGAGGAGCGGCCCGCTGCCAGTCCGAGTTACACTGAAGGGACACGGCAGTCATTATCTGGAAGTCAAGGTGACAAACATTTCTGACTACTCTCCACTAATGCTTCTGATGATCTTTGCTGTCAGCAGAccgagccaaaaaaaaaagtacacagcCACAGAACgtgaaagaaaatgtctcaaatgttgttgtttttctgtgtttctaaTTTTCAGAGTGCAGTGTTCAGTTCTTCATCAGTGAGATGCCAACATAACAAGAATAAGCAAGTCTTTAGCGGTTTGAAGATGTATCCAATCAGGAGCAGGTTTAGAGAAGCACACATGGTGAGCATCACCTCTTTTTACGAGATTGAAGACAAATAGATgaatgtgtctttatttgttattatttttagacGCACTAGCAACTAGGGATCTATTGGTCCACCGCttcagtccagactgaaatatgtctACAACTGTTGGATTGATTGTCGTGACTttgcacagacattcatggttctcAGAGGATGTATCCTGATGtatttggtgatcccctgacaaCATTTACAAGATAATTTGGCATAAAACTTTATAAAGACACTCCCAAGATAATGAATGCTAATCTCTTTTGTGATCCTTTAACTTTTCACGTTGCGCCATCATGAGATCAAAACAGTACTTATacctgaaacctgaaaaactaacaacattcccatcagcctgaGCTGTACCTTCGTGTACACTAAACTAGATgttgaacatggtaaacatacCTGCTCATTTAAGCATGATGTTGGCATGACGCATGATATATGGACATAAACACGGCCTTGCAAAGCCACTAAAATTAGCGTTGTTTTGGTATTTGTCTGGGTAATCTCATTTGTTTTACAGGACAGTGCTCCCTTTCTTGAGGAGCCACTTGGACACAAAAAGCCACTTTCAACCCTCCAGCCAGGTCACATGCCCAAAGATAATGTCAGTCTGTGTAACGGTGAAAATCCAACATCACCGATTCAGCCGCAGCCTGCGGATGAACAACACgagagacatgaagaagaaTGGACTCTTCCGCCACAACTAGAGGCGGAGGAACCTGATAGGAGGGGAGCAGAGTCAGAGGAGGAGATAAGCGATGATGCCCCCGCGGCCAAGAGGGTTTGTTTTCAGCAGATGCCACAGCTGACACCTGAAACGTGCACACGCAGCCGTGAATCTGCAGACTTTGAACCAGCAGCTGTAGAGGTAGAGGATGTCATCGATGAGATGACTGTTTCTCTGACTAGAGTAGAAGATTGTTTGCAAAAAGGGGAACGAGAAGCAAAAACAGCGCAGAGTGAAATCAGATGTTCGGCGGATGAAGAGGTGGAGAGCAGCGGCGATGAGATCATTGATGTGGATGGAGACGTGGAAGAGCCAGAAAAGGATTGCTGCCAGAGCAcgacagcacagagagagaagcctTCACATTCAGAGGTCAGCCTGAGGTCAGCAGGAAGCTGCGAAGAGGACAAAGACAATGACATCGATGTGATTGGAGGATCCAGTCCCCTGCCTGATCCGGTGACCATCGACTGGACAGATTCTTCAGAAggtgagaaagaggaaggagacgaGGATGTTGACGTTGTCGGGGAAAAACAAACTACGCCTCATCAGCAGTGTTTTCTATGATGAGTAAAAGTGAGCCTGTTAACAGAAAATATCAGACTGAGGTGCTCTTATGTTAGCGTCCAGTACTAACAAAGTtatacttttttctgtttgagaaAAGATTCCTGAAttagtttcatttttcttgtgAGATACAAAGCAGGTAGAGAAAGTTAAAGTGAAGTGATTACTGAAACGGTGTGCATCATGATGCATAAAGACACTCGAGTGAGTTTAATCAAAACAACAGGAGTTCCAGTTTGAGCTCTTAAAGTTGAGTATAGAGACAACATGACTAAAATAGTTCATTTGTACTTTATAGATATTAAGACATTGGTTTTATGTAAAGAGTTGCCAGTTTGTTACTGCTAAGTTCAGTAGTTTGTGATTTTTACGCAGATATGTTCAGTTAAGTTTGTTTTAACTGTCGAGTATTGAAAACAGCATGAACCAAACGGTTAACGAAACTGCAAGAAAATCAGGTTTCTGTACTATCAAAGGAATCAGGAgagttttattagttttaaataCGACAATGACCGTATAAGTTGTAAATATTATGCTCATGTCAGCTTCTGTTCTGTGAAggtttgttaaatgtttcagGAAAACTCTTGTCTTCCTCGTTTTACTGTCACATTATGTTTCACAGTGTTCCGCACGGCACTTTTGAGTCTGCAATAAAAGTTTCCTCTCTACTTCCTGTGTCACATCAGCTATTTTCTGTGACTCCGTGTGCATGTCTCTCATATGAGGTTCATCAACACAGATACTAGACTTGATGACATCATTGATCATCTATAATATTATCCAAACAATGTCCAACATGTCAAGTCAGTAACTCCAATAATACTGGAATCACATCACTGACGTATGTTTGACGTATTTGTCACTTTCAGTGTCTGCTGTGAATAGCTTGTGTCTTGCACGTATTGTCAAattaacaaatgtgtttcttaAGTTTCTTTGTTTGCAGAATATTTCCTAAATGCTGCTCTTATTTTGTCAGGTATGAAAATAATATTGTGATTTCTGAAGTTAGATATCTATGGTGTTATTCCCCGTTgcctctcctgtcctgtccttttTATCCATCAGTTCTCACTGTTGTTTACAGTGTGCTCTCTACCTAATGTAGCACTTTAAATTATAGTGCCACATTATAGTACATCATTGCAGTAAATTAAAGTACTACATAGCTTGACTTTATGCCAGTTGCATGATTTCATTATGGAACAAGGTATCAACACATCAATAGAAAGTTATCAAACCACTCTCATGCAGAAGTGTCTACAGACATTATGACTTTACCTTTATGAAAACCCATTGGAACGAACATGAACTTTAGCCGACCACAACCGCAGGGTGCGTTTCATAATGCAAagagacaaactttattcatatatttgttgaaatgaaatCACACTTCtctaataaaacaacaagacatGAGGTGaaattgagtttattagtttaTCAACCTGTGGATCAACCTCctacacacaaccacaaaacaCATCTGAGCTGCACCACAGCACAGAGTGCTGCACTGAAGAAGGTGAGTGCAGCTGGGGGAGGGTTTTCCTGATCAATGGCACCGTGTCGGAGCTTCATCTCCCCTCTTGTTTGGTTTCTCATCCAGCTCAGGTGACGATACAgcgcaggtgtgtgtttgcgcaCGAGGTGTGTAGGGACCTCTTAACCAAATAAAAAGACACCTTGTGGGTGTCAGTTGTGTCGGCGTGTGTGGAGCGTGTGTGTTCCCTGTGCTTTAAACAGTGCGATATTGTCTCTTATCACACTCTGGTAGCGGCTGTAAATCAGTAGCGGTGTTGAGTCAGGGCGGGGGCGGTTGTTGCGGCTCAAGTcaagaggaaggaaagggttgaagagagcaagaaagaaagcGAGGAGAGGGTTATGGataaagggagggggggggaggtAGAGGGGGAGCTGCTATCTCAGTCTCAGCCTGTCCTCCTCTCAGTGCTGGATACGCCTGATGGACTGGATCTGGGGGGTCTGACAGTGGGAGCCCCAGTTCTTCCAGTGCTGGTAGTCTCCACTGTGCCTCTCGCACTCCATGATGTACTGCTGGCCTCTGTAGCCAGGGTGCTGGTAGCACACGAAGCTGCGGGTTGGACAGAGAAGGCGAGCGAAGGTTAGGGAGTCTATTTTAGGAGCTGCATGAGCTGCCGTGACAGCGAGGGGATTTAGTGCATGCTTAGAGCTTCCAGCTGGTATGTCTGTTACATTTAATGCATTGTGATGAGGGGTTATAGTGACAAGTGTACAACTTTGTTTGCCTGCTGTGTGGATTAAATCAGCTGATGTCTTTACAGAACAGAAACTATATAAGACAGAGATAAGTCCCAGTCACCTGGAAAATGATGGAGCttattcaggtgtgtgtcatgttcaaatattatataaatcaCAATACACTTACGCGCCACACTGCACGTGCATGGAGCCAACTTCAGGCCACATCCAGCCCATGGCCTGCAGAGAGGGGTAGTCGTCACAGAGCTCCACGCTGCGGCCCATGAAGTTCTCCCTCTCGAAGATCATCATGCGACTGCTCTGGTGGGACtgtagaggagagagagagagagaggcagtttgGATTTTTGGATTCTCGTGTTAAATCTTGATTTCTACTTGGAACACTAAGAGACAGGACGAAAAACTCACAGCGCAGTAGATGGGGCGCAGAGACATGAAGCGCTCCACATGGTAGGAGAGGGAACCACTGTAAGCGTCCCAGTGGGGGTACTCTCCTCTCTCCAGGACGAACTGCTGACCCTGGAAGTCATGGTGCTCAAAACCAACCCAGCTGTtcagagacaaggagagaacTGGTAACGTTACAGTCTGACCTTTGTTTCACAGTGTGGGACAAAATATTCTTTTGTATttcattcagagaaaaaaaagcttgtgaGACTTACGCTCCACTCTCCACCCTGATGGAGCGGATGTTGTCCAGTCCGCACTCCTGGATGTTGCAGCACTCGGAGGTGAACTCCAGGCACTTGCCCTGGAAATGCTCCTGCTCGAACACAGTcacctgagagagacacacaaggAGTTTAGTTGGAAACAAGTTTACAACATAGTTCTTGAATTTTCAGTATCAGGCACAGATCATATAAATTCATCtcacttctatttagttttgaatcacataatttgtagacaaattattgtgtttttaccttGAAGAAAGGAGCCATGCCCATTCCTGAGTTGACCAGTGGCTGCATCATTGGGTACCTTGAAGTTCTGTACATCTTTACTcctgaggaggacagagagaaggaggtgaagTAAAATGCAAGAAGATGAAGGGGAACTGTGTCTTAAAGGATTGTTTAGTGATtcaataatgaatatttaagaCTATATGGCATGTTTTCTTCTCATCATCTAGGCTCTAACTCATCTCAATCTGAACTCAAACAGTGTGGAGGAGCTCTGGCCAGTCAAATTAAAGGTGAAAGATGAACAACAAGATGTCATGCGGGTGTTTCAGAAAGTGCTTTTGGTTTTCAGCTTGTGTGGCCCTGAGCTGTGTGGAGAGCAGATGTGCAGCCTTACCTAGATTGTCACTTTATTAGATGAGCTTTGGAGTGGTACGCGCCTACCGCCTGCCTCGCGTAGAGCTCTGGGAGAACCTGGCGCTTCAGTTTTATACCGACGGTCGGAGGAGCGCGCCTGCTGGTGCGCGTCCACGGCTCTGACTCTGCTCGTGCACGCCGTCCATTTGGCACAGTGATGGTGCCACCAAAGCCAGTGGGGCGAGCTCCCGCTGGACTCTGTTGTCCCCCCCCCTTCCAGCGACCAGCTCAGCAGATCTCATAGTGCTGCTGGTTCTCTGAAACAAAAGCGCTCCGGTATGTTCGGACCCCGGTCAGCAGTCCAGCTCGTGCCCAGGCACAAAGGGCCGGGATCGGGGTGGAGAATGTGGGGATTACCGGCGGAGCACAGAGGCACCGCGGGGGGACACTGTACGAGATAACTGTATGGATGTATTGAAACTTTAGGAGGCACAAGTTTCATTTTAGTCCTGCTCACACAATCACATCTTATTGTTTCACCAAGAGCTCTTGCGCGCGCACCCTCACAGGTGCAGGTACACCTGTGTGCACACCTGTACCACCTCTTACACGTTTATGCACTGAATGCAGCAGttctgatttaaatttaaagtcatccaaatataaatcacattaaacaCACCTGTGCTCCTATTAAATGTGGGTGTGTGGTCTTTTGGCCTCTATGTAGAAGGGTCTCAAACATTAAGTGAGGAAGAACTTCATTCAGATTTATGcatcacacacaaatgtgaTATTGTGATATGTGAATATCTGGAAACATccatgaaatatttctgttagatttaatttaactttagcAACTTTATGCAGAAGCCAGATGTTTGAAACCACATGTTCCTGTAGCCACAATCAATATTTCATGTACATAATAAGTGGCTTGTTATGCTGATATGAGAGTATGGAATTTGAAATATAAGACACAATTATAACGAATTTGGCTCCTCTAAATGTTAGAAAACCTGTACTAGCAGAGCTGTGATATTTCTATCAGTAACTGGTCTTCAGTCTGTTCCCCAGCCTCTGTGaatcctcctctgcctctgcccATCCCCTCTGTGATGATGTGGGGTTTCTTTTGTCTCGCGCCTCTGACCTCAGCAGGTTTGTTTCTCTGGCCATAATCCCCCTCCCATGGGCGCCAGCGTATAAAAGGGAGAGGCGCACTCCGAGCCACACACATTCGGAGTGAGGCTCGGCGTAGGcatcgtacacacacacaggtaaggCACACAAGAGGAAGCAAGCAAGAGGAAGAGatacaaaatatacatatatctCTAATGTGTCCTTTATTTCCTCAATACGCCATCAAAACAGGTTTGATTTGTCACATGATACCCTCTCACcgtgttttttctcctctctctccactcaGTAATCATGTCCAGTGCTGATAAGTCCAAGACTTCTTCCCAGACCGATGGGAAGGCTACCCAGAGCAAGAAGACCGAGATGGGAATGATGAACTACAAGGTGGGTGGCTGCCTCCTGTGTCAGAATAGTCTCCGATGAATTTAATTCATCACATCGCATCCCTTAATGTTGGTGTACTGACTCACCTGTGTGCTCCTGTCTCCCTCCAGATGTACGTGTTCGACCAGGAGAACTTCCAGGGTCGCATGATCGAGATCAGCAACgagtgcatgaatgtgtgtgagatggGCATGGACCGTGTGCGCTCCCTGCGCATCGAGTGTGGACCGTAagtctcacaaaaaaaaaagatacatgcATTTTACTCACCTGTCTTTGCATGGACTGAAGAATTCATCATATGATATTGTGTTATCTGCAGCTGGGTCGGCTTCGAGCAGATGAACTTCTGTGGTGAGATGTACATCCTGGAGAAGGGAGAGTATCCTCGTTGGGACTCTTGGAGCAACTGCCAGAGGAACGACTACCTGCTGTCCTTCAGGCCCGTCAGAATGGTAAAACAGCAACATATGAATTcacacttttatattttcactttttgcTTTAGACTCCTCCATAAACTAGTGTCTTCCTGTCTTCCAGGACCCTGAGAAGCACAAGATCTGCCTGTACGAGGTCGGAGA includes:
- the LOC104922666 gene encoding uncharacterized protein LOC104922666, encoding MWCYKIPGFEALLLTELQRQQQCRQFCDVLLKTEGVSVPVHSCILSAISPHISAAVSSTPPPPAGQSRLLDLQSLDACSLLHMVRLMYSGEMVGEREEEKQEAISAAARLGIHGLVQVTRRVCKCRHEEGEGRRAEVGVQTEPEENEGGRWRREMRDGCTFLWKETLSGGGRETWTQTEEQAGSHPAASFETIDLAALQGLRQTDTGLPPSQIPYVPMSLVYPQDENQAHQSSSATVDTMQESTAAVVAPPYTSLRPFSSQETPCAADPQSWCSAPQRTGGNVPAAEEWTDEQFLQFQGNIPGYINYFLNPEKEESPPRGRARRRRGARVGGARRAGTGERKARRPRASRGGRGRGGLMQTVDVQEVKEGKLQKLFLHRWGMRASRMGQGGGAAGKKLYLKTRELLKPVKKRIRRGKGLDFSPGEDVPLHSEEGAGNTQHGPKSATQQFNQRLYNNTLSASSPSLQPSSPRLLSPAPSFLHTTPIPPPAPPPHEEHFDRLLEEVMMGLDILPNNNSASHSQPPLLARSSTNTSSGSTLTRNKQQGRAADLLEAGPGFHRSTQVEVIAGGSNCADSEGPILQQQREGELNEMLENLLLSFEQHTDSCAATEEMEMGGQSCTEAMNDEAESRTARAHSAVTVGTPETVKKAAKQRKRKRKNEYPFSFEKKRVRKPALSSDAKTKMVHDQQDKQLQQMPVVKLERSGPLPVRVTLKGHGSHYLEVKSAVFSSSSVRCQHNKNKQVFSGLKMYPIRSRFREAHMDSAPFLEEPLGHKKPLSTLQPGHMPKDNVSLCNGENPTSPIQPQPADEQHERHEEEWTLPPQLEAEEPDRRGAESEEEISDDAPAAKRVCFQQMPQLTPETCTRSRESADFEPAAVEVEDVIDEMTVSLTRVEDCLQKGEREAKTAQSEIRCSADEEVESSGDEIIDVDGDVEEPEKDCCQSTTAQREKPSHSEVSLRSAGSCEEDKDNDIDVIGGSSPLPDPVTIDWTDSSEGEKEEGDEDVDVVGEKQTTPHQQCFL
- the cryba1l1 gene encoding crystallin, beta A1, like 1, encoding MYRTSRYPMMQPLVNSGMGMAPFFKVTVFEQEHFQGKCLEFTSECCNIQECGLDNIRSIRVESGAWVGFEHHDFQGQQFVLERGEYPHWDAYSGSLSYHVERFMSLRPIYCASHQSSRMMIFERENFMGRSVELCDDYPSLQAMGWMWPEVGSMHVQCGAFVCYQHPGYRGQQYIMECERHSGDYQHWKNWGSHCQTPQIQSIRRIQH
- the LOC104922625 gene encoding beta-crystallin B1, with the translated sequence MSSADKSKTSSQTDGKATQSKKTEMGMMNYKMYVFDQENFQGRMIEISNECMNVCEMGMDRVRSLRIECGPWVGFEQMNFCGEMYILEKGEYPRWDSWSNCQRNDYLLSFRPVRMDPEKHKICLYEVGEFKGRKMEIMDDDVPSMFSYGFTDRVGSIMVSCGTWVGYQFPGYRGSQYLLEKGEYRHFNEYGARHPQFQSVRRIRDMQWHQQGCYTMSSK